From one Sparus aurata chromosome 16, fSpaAur1.1, whole genome shotgun sequence genomic stretch:
- the pacs2 gene encoding phosphofurin acidic cluster sorting protein 2 isoform X7 — MAERSGRLSFPGSGALNRPVPMNLFATWEIDGSSPNCIPRLCSLTLKKLVVMRELDKELISVVIAVKIQGSKRILRSHEIVLPPSGSVETDLALTFSLQYPHFLKREGNKLQIMLQRRKRYKNRTILGYKTLAVGSIDMAEVMQHPTEGGQVLPLCSNQKDMLGKVAEIWIFSLSSQPIDHEEAALQGGQKIKCSDNYSEDEYESFSSEQEASDDAVQVQDLEDDEYDVRKPKKQRRSIVRTPSITRQQNFKQRVVALLKRFRVSDEVLDSEQDPAEPPPEVEEEDLDLDSVEFENPSDSGPELDDDDSVLSTPKPKLKPYFEGLSLSSSQTEIGSIHSSRSHREPPSPIDPDKTKCGGAKYPDDNVSDNVSFEQPEAVTPTTELEMDNMDTFLERLPPSGKMTKTESLIISSNRQEPKLAGRRGRSTSLKERQPSRPQSERANSLDNERSLDTRCHLQIPRKTVYDQLNHILVSDNHLPDSIILINTSDWQGQYLSDMLQNHHLPVVCTCTTADIQAAFNTIVSRIQRFCNCNSQTPVPIKIAVAGAQHYFSAVLRLFVDHLSHKTPDWLGYMRFLIIPLGAHPVSKYLGTIDYRYNSLFQDTAWRDLFHKPEAPVVAQESPDVVSRVTQYMVGANGAHQLPIAEAMLTYKQKSPDEDSCQKFIPFIGMVKVGIVEQASAALVDSDDAAPLGSSLLSSTPPQVSPALKEASPTPPSSPSVHTSFCAYSSVGQTELMGLQVDYWVAPTERKKDVEKRDSSSKNTLKCNFRSLQVSRLPLGGAEPSTQPTMSMTVVTKEKNKKVMFLPKKSKDKEVESKSQVIEGISRLICTAKQQQTMLRVLIDGVEWNDVKFFQLAAQWSSHVKHFPIGIFGHSKGPY; from the exons GTTGTGCAGCCTGACTCTGAAGAAGCTGGTGGTGATGAGAGAACTGGACAAAGAGCTGATCTCTGTGGTCATAGCCGTTAAAATCCAG GGCTCCAAACGGATTTTAAGGTCCCATGAGATTGTGCTGCCACCCAGTGGGTCTGTGGAGACTGATCTGGCGCTCACCTTTTCACTGCag TACCCTCACTTCTTAAAACGGGAAGGCAACAAGCTGCAGATCATGCTGCAGAGACGGAAGAGATACAAGAACCGAACCATCCTGGGCTACAAGACCCTCGCTGTGGGATCTATTGACATGGCCGAG GTGATGCAGCACCCGACGGAGGGAGGCCAGGTCCTGCCTCTCTGCAGCAACCAGAAGGACATGCTGGGGAAGGTGGCGGAGATCTGGATCTTTTCCCTGTCCAGTCAGCCAATAGACCACGAGGAGGCGGCCCTGCAGGGAGGACAGAAGATCAAATGCTCCG ATAACTACTCAGAAGACGAGTATGAGAGCTTCTCCTCGGAGCAGGAGGCCAGCGACGACGCCGTGCAGGTACAG GATCTGGAGGACGACGAGTACGACGTGAGAAAGCCAAAGAAACAACGGCGGTCGATTGTGAGGACGCCGTCCATCACCAGA CAGCAGAACTTTAAGCAGCGAGTGGTGGCTCTGCTGAAGCGCTTCAGAGTCTCAGACGAG gtgctGGACTCAGAGCAGGACCCTGCAGAACCGCCcccagaggtggaggaggaggacctggacctggacagCGTGGAGTTCGAGAACCCGAGCGACAGCGGCCCGGAGCTCGATGATGACGACAGCGTCCTCAGCACACCAAAACCCAAACTCAA GCCATATTTCGAGGGTCTCTCACTCTCCAGCTCCCAAACTGAGATCGGCAGCATCCACAGCAGCCGGAGCCACAGGGAGCCTCCCAGCCCG ATTGACCCAGATAAAACCAAGTGCGGCGGGGCCAAATATCCGGATGACAATGTGTCCGATAACGTCTCCTTT GAGCAGCCGGAGGCGGTGACTCCCACCACAGAGCTGGAGATGGACAACATGGACACGTTTTTAGAGAGACTGCCACCAAGTGGCAAAATGACCAAGACAGAGTCGCTAATCATTTCATCCAACAG GCAGGAACCAAAGTTGGCAGGAAGGCGAGGGAGGAGCACGTCGCTGAAGGAGCGCCAGCCCAGCAGGCCGCAGAGCGAGAGGGCCAACAGCCTGGACAACGAGCGGTCCCTGGACACACGCTGCCACCTACAG ATCCCAAGAAAGACTGTGTATGACCAGCTAAACCACATCCTGGTGTCTGATAACCACCTCCCGGACAGCATCATCCTCATCAACACGTCAGACTGGCAGGGCCAG TATCTTTCAGATATGCTGCAAAACCACCATCTACCGGTGGTCTGCACGTGCACCACGGCCGACATCCAGGCTGCGTTCAACACCATCGTCTCCCGCATACAGAGATT TTGCAACTGTAACTCCCAGACGCCCGTCCCCATAAAGATCGCAGTGGCCGGAGCGCAGCACTACTTCAGCGCCGTCCTGAGGCTATTCGTGGACCACCTCTCCCATAAGACCCCTGACTGGCTCGGCTACATGAGGTTCCTCATCATCCCTTTAG GTGCACATCCCGTCTCCAAATATCTCGGCACTATTGACTATCGATACAACAGTTTGTTCCAAGACACTGCTTGGAGGGACCTCTTCCACAAGCCTGAGGCTCCTGTCGTTG CCCAGGAGAGCCCAGACGTGGTGTCGAGGGTCACTCAGTACATGGTGGGAGCTAACGGTGCTCACCAGCTCCCCATCGCAGAGGCCATGCTCACCTACAAACAGAAGAG CCCTGATGAGGACTCGTGTCAGAAGTTCATCCCTTTCATTGGG ATGGTGAAAGTCGGCATCGTGGAGCAAGCATCTGCGGCGTTAG TAGACTCCGATGATGCGGCACCTCTGGGCTcgtctctgctctcctccacccctccacaAGTGTCCCCCGCGCTCAAAGAAGCGTCGCCCACCCCGCCCTCCTCGCCCTCCGTCCACACCAGCTTCTGTGCTTACAG TTCTGTAGGTCAGACGGAACTGATGGGGCTCCAGGTTGACTACTGGGTGGCGCCgacagaaaggaagaaagacGTGGAGAAGCGGGACTCCTCCTCCAAAAACACTCTGAAGTGCAATTTCCGCTCGCTGCAGGTCAGCCGGCTGCCACTGGGGGGCGCCGAGCCGAGCACCCAGCCCACCATGTCGATGACGGTGGTGACCAAGGAGAAGAATAAGAAGG TCATGTTCCTGCCAAAAAAGAGCAAAGACAAGGAGGTGGAGTCGAAGAGTCAAGTGATCGAAGGCATCAGCCGGCTCATCTGCACTGCCAAGCAACAGCAGACCATGCTGAGAG TACTGATCGACGGCGTCGAATGGAACGATGTCAAGTTTTTCCAGCTGGCGGCTCAGTGGTCGTCGCACGTCAAACACTTCCCCATCGGGATCTTTGGACACTCGAAAGGCCCTTACTAG
- the pacs2 gene encoding phosphofurin acidic cluster sorting protein 2 isoform X2, translating into MAERSGRLSFPGSGALNRPVPMNLFATWEIDGSSPNCIPRLCSLTLKKLVVMRELDKELISVVIAVKIQGSKRILRSHEIVLPPSGSVETDLALTFSLQYPHFLKREGNKLQIMLQRRKRYKNRTILGYKTLAVGSIDMAEVMQHPTEGGQVLPLCSNQKDMLGKVAEIWIFSLSSQPIDHEEAALQGGQKIKCSDNYSEDEYESFSSEQEASDDAVQVQDLEDDEYDVRKPKKQRRSIVRTPSITRQQNFKQRVVALLKRFRVSDEVLDSEQDPAEPPPEVEEEDLDLDSVEFENPSDSGPELDDDDSVLSTPKPKLKPYFEGLSLSSSQTEIGSIHSSRSHREPPSPIDPDKTKCGGAKYPDDNVSDNVSFEQPEAVTPTTELEMDNMDTFLERLPPSGKMTKTESLIISSNRQEPKLAGRRGRSTSLKERQPSRPQSERANSLDNERSLDTRCHLQIPRKTVYDQLNHILVSDNHLPDSIILINTSDWQGQYLSDMLQNHHLPVVCTCTTADIQAAFNTIVSRIQRFCNCNSQTPVPIKIAVAGAQHYFSAVLRLFVDHLSHKTPDWLGYMRFLIIPLGAHPVSKYLGTIDYRYNSLFQDTAWRDLFHKPEAPVVAQESPDVVSRVTQYMVGANGAHQLPIAEAMLTYKQKRKKSFHFDFAVSLSVSSLGGRWQVSSSPDEDSCQKFIPFIGMVKVGIVEQASAALDSDDAAPLGSSLLSSTPPQVSPALKEASPTPPSSPSVHTSFCAYSSVGQTELMGLQVDYWVAPTERKKDVEKRDSSSKNTLKCNFRSLQVSRLPLGGAEPSTQPTMSMTVVTKEKNKKVMFLPKKSKDKEVESKSQVIEGISRLICTAKQQQTMLRVLIDGVEWNDVKFFQLAAQWSSHVKHFPIGIFGHSKGPY; encoded by the exons GTTGTGCAGCCTGACTCTGAAGAAGCTGGTGGTGATGAGAGAACTGGACAAAGAGCTGATCTCTGTGGTCATAGCCGTTAAAATCCAG GGCTCCAAACGGATTTTAAGGTCCCATGAGATTGTGCTGCCACCCAGTGGGTCTGTGGAGACTGATCTGGCGCTCACCTTTTCACTGCag TACCCTCACTTCTTAAAACGGGAAGGCAACAAGCTGCAGATCATGCTGCAGAGACGGAAGAGATACAAGAACCGAACCATCCTGGGCTACAAGACCCTCGCTGTGGGATCTATTGACATGGCCGAG GTGATGCAGCACCCGACGGAGGGAGGCCAGGTCCTGCCTCTCTGCAGCAACCAGAAGGACATGCTGGGGAAGGTGGCGGAGATCTGGATCTTTTCCCTGTCCAGTCAGCCAATAGACCACGAGGAGGCGGCCCTGCAGGGAGGACAGAAGATCAAATGCTCCG ATAACTACTCAGAAGACGAGTATGAGAGCTTCTCCTCGGAGCAGGAGGCCAGCGACGACGCCGTGCAGGTACAG GATCTGGAGGACGACGAGTACGACGTGAGAAAGCCAAAGAAACAACGGCGGTCGATTGTGAGGACGCCGTCCATCACCAGA CAGCAGAACTTTAAGCAGCGAGTGGTGGCTCTGCTGAAGCGCTTCAGAGTCTCAGACGAG gtgctGGACTCAGAGCAGGACCCTGCAGAACCGCCcccagaggtggaggaggaggacctggacctggacagCGTGGAGTTCGAGAACCCGAGCGACAGCGGCCCGGAGCTCGATGATGACGACAGCGTCCTCAGCACACCAAAACCCAAACTCAA GCCATATTTCGAGGGTCTCTCACTCTCCAGCTCCCAAACTGAGATCGGCAGCATCCACAGCAGCCGGAGCCACAGGGAGCCTCCCAGCCCG ATTGACCCAGATAAAACCAAGTGCGGCGGGGCCAAATATCCGGATGACAATGTGTCCGATAACGTCTCCTTT GAGCAGCCGGAGGCGGTGACTCCCACCACAGAGCTGGAGATGGACAACATGGACACGTTTTTAGAGAGACTGCCACCAAGTGGCAAAATGACCAAGACAGAGTCGCTAATCATTTCATCCAACAG GCAGGAACCAAAGTTGGCAGGAAGGCGAGGGAGGAGCACGTCGCTGAAGGAGCGCCAGCCCAGCAGGCCGCAGAGCGAGAGGGCCAACAGCCTGGACAACGAGCGGTCCCTGGACACACGCTGCCACCTACAG ATCCCAAGAAAGACTGTGTATGACCAGCTAAACCACATCCTGGTGTCTGATAACCACCTCCCGGACAGCATCATCCTCATCAACACGTCAGACTGGCAGGGCCAG TATCTTTCAGATATGCTGCAAAACCACCATCTACCGGTGGTCTGCACGTGCACCACGGCCGACATCCAGGCTGCGTTCAACACCATCGTCTCCCGCATACAGAGATT TTGCAACTGTAACTCCCAGACGCCCGTCCCCATAAAGATCGCAGTGGCCGGAGCGCAGCACTACTTCAGCGCCGTCCTGAGGCTATTCGTGGACCACCTCTCCCATAAGACCCCTGACTGGCTCGGCTACATGAGGTTCCTCATCATCCCTTTAG GTGCACATCCCGTCTCCAAATATCTCGGCACTATTGACTATCGATACAACAGTTTGTTCCAAGACACTGCTTGGAGGGACCTCTTCCACAAGCCTGAGGCTCCTGTCGTTG CCCAGGAGAGCCCAGACGTGGTGTCGAGGGTCACTCAGTACATGGTGGGAGCTAACGGTGCTCACCAGCTCCCCATCGCAGAGGCCATGCTCACCTACAAACAGAAGAG gAAAAAGAgctttcattttgattttgcaGTAAG tctctctgtttcctccctcGGGGGGCGATGGCAGGTTTCTTCAAG CCCTGATGAGGACTCGTGTCAGAAGTTCATCCCTTTCATTGGG ATGGTGAAAGTCGGCATCGTGGAGCAAGCATCTGCGGCGTTAG ACTCCGATGATGCGGCACCTCTGGGCTcgtctctgctctcctccacccctccacaAGTGTCCCCCGCGCTCAAAGAAGCGTCGCCCACCCCGCCCTCCTCGCCCTCCGTCCACACCAGCTTCTGTGCTTACAG TTCTGTAGGTCAGACGGAACTGATGGGGCTCCAGGTTGACTACTGGGTGGCGCCgacagaaaggaagaaagacGTGGAGAAGCGGGACTCCTCCTCCAAAAACACTCTGAAGTGCAATTTCCGCTCGCTGCAGGTCAGCCGGCTGCCACTGGGGGGCGCCGAGCCGAGCACCCAGCCCACCATGTCGATGACGGTGGTGACCAAGGAGAAGAATAAGAAGG TCATGTTCCTGCCAAAAAAGAGCAAAGACAAGGAGGTGGAGTCGAAGAGTCAAGTGATCGAAGGCATCAGCCGGCTCATCTGCACTGCCAAGCAACAGCAGACCATGCTGAGAG TACTGATCGACGGCGTCGAATGGAACGATGTCAAGTTTTTCCAGCTGGCGGCTCAGTGGTCGTCGCACGTCAAACACTTCCCCATCGGGATCTTTGGACACTCGAAAGGCCCTTACTAG
- the pacs2 gene encoding phosphofurin acidic cluster sorting protein 2 isoform X8 has protein sequence MAERSGRLSFPGSGALNRPVPMNLFATWEIDGSSPNCIPRLCSLTLKKLVVMRELDKELISVVIAVKIQGSKRILRSHEIVLPPSGSVETDLALTFSLQYPHFLKREGNKLQIMLQRRKRYKNRTILGYKTLAVGSIDMAEVMQHPTEGGQVLPLCSNQKDMLGKVAEIWIFSLSSQPIDHEEAALQGGQKIKCSDNYSEDEYESFSSEQEASDDAVQVQDLEDDEYDVRKPKKQRRSIVRTPSITRQQNFKQRVVALLKRFRVSDEVLDSEQDPAEPPPEVEEEDLDLDSVEFENPSDSGPELDDDDSVLSTPKPKLKPYFEGLSLSSSQTEIGSIHSSRSHREPPSPIDPDKTKCGGAKYPDDNVSDNVSFEQPEAVTPTTELEMDNMDTFLERLPPSGKMTKTESLIISSNRQEPKLAGRRGRSTSLKERQPSRPQSERANSLDNERSLDTRCHLQIPRKTVYDQLNHILVSDNHLPDSIILINTSDWQGQYLSDMLQNHHLPVVCTCTTADIQAAFNTIVSRIQRFCNCNSQTPVPIKIAVAGAQHYFSAVLRLFVDHLSHKTPDWLGYMRFLIIPLGAHPVSKYLGTIDYRYNSLFQDTAWRDLFHKPEAPVVAQESPDVVSRVTQYMVGANGAHQLPIAEAMLTYKQKSPDEDSCQKFIPFIGMVKVGIVEQASAALDSDDAAPLGSSLLSSTPPQVSPALKEASPTPPSSPSVHTSFCAYSSVGQTELMGLQVDYWVAPTERKKDVEKRDSSSKNTLKCNFRSLQVSRLPLGGAEPSTQPTMSMTVVTKEKNKKVMFLPKKSKDKEVESKSQVIEGISRLICTAKQQQTMLRVLIDGVEWNDVKFFQLAAQWSSHVKHFPIGIFGHSKGPY, from the exons GTTGTGCAGCCTGACTCTGAAGAAGCTGGTGGTGATGAGAGAACTGGACAAAGAGCTGATCTCTGTGGTCATAGCCGTTAAAATCCAG GGCTCCAAACGGATTTTAAGGTCCCATGAGATTGTGCTGCCACCCAGTGGGTCTGTGGAGACTGATCTGGCGCTCACCTTTTCACTGCag TACCCTCACTTCTTAAAACGGGAAGGCAACAAGCTGCAGATCATGCTGCAGAGACGGAAGAGATACAAGAACCGAACCATCCTGGGCTACAAGACCCTCGCTGTGGGATCTATTGACATGGCCGAG GTGATGCAGCACCCGACGGAGGGAGGCCAGGTCCTGCCTCTCTGCAGCAACCAGAAGGACATGCTGGGGAAGGTGGCGGAGATCTGGATCTTTTCCCTGTCCAGTCAGCCAATAGACCACGAGGAGGCGGCCCTGCAGGGAGGACAGAAGATCAAATGCTCCG ATAACTACTCAGAAGACGAGTATGAGAGCTTCTCCTCGGAGCAGGAGGCCAGCGACGACGCCGTGCAGGTACAG GATCTGGAGGACGACGAGTACGACGTGAGAAAGCCAAAGAAACAACGGCGGTCGATTGTGAGGACGCCGTCCATCACCAGA CAGCAGAACTTTAAGCAGCGAGTGGTGGCTCTGCTGAAGCGCTTCAGAGTCTCAGACGAG gtgctGGACTCAGAGCAGGACCCTGCAGAACCGCCcccagaggtggaggaggaggacctggacctggacagCGTGGAGTTCGAGAACCCGAGCGACAGCGGCCCGGAGCTCGATGATGACGACAGCGTCCTCAGCACACCAAAACCCAAACTCAA GCCATATTTCGAGGGTCTCTCACTCTCCAGCTCCCAAACTGAGATCGGCAGCATCCACAGCAGCCGGAGCCACAGGGAGCCTCCCAGCCCG ATTGACCCAGATAAAACCAAGTGCGGCGGGGCCAAATATCCGGATGACAATGTGTCCGATAACGTCTCCTTT GAGCAGCCGGAGGCGGTGACTCCCACCACAGAGCTGGAGATGGACAACATGGACACGTTTTTAGAGAGACTGCCACCAAGTGGCAAAATGACCAAGACAGAGTCGCTAATCATTTCATCCAACAG GCAGGAACCAAAGTTGGCAGGAAGGCGAGGGAGGAGCACGTCGCTGAAGGAGCGCCAGCCCAGCAGGCCGCAGAGCGAGAGGGCCAACAGCCTGGACAACGAGCGGTCCCTGGACACACGCTGCCACCTACAG ATCCCAAGAAAGACTGTGTATGACCAGCTAAACCACATCCTGGTGTCTGATAACCACCTCCCGGACAGCATCATCCTCATCAACACGTCAGACTGGCAGGGCCAG TATCTTTCAGATATGCTGCAAAACCACCATCTACCGGTGGTCTGCACGTGCACCACGGCCGACATCCAGGCTGCGTTCAACACCATCGTCTCCCGCATACAGAGATT TTGCAACTGTAACTCCCAGACGCCCGTCCCCATAAAGATCGCAGTGGCCGGAGCGCAGCACTACTTCAGCGCCGTCCTGAGGCTATTCGTGGACCACCTCTCCCATAAGACCCCTGACTGGCTCGGCTACATGAGGTTCCTCATCATCCCTTTAG GTGCACATCCCGTCTCCAAATATCTCGGCACTATTGACTATCGATACAACAGTTTGTTCCAAGACACTGCTTGGAGGGACCTCTTCCACAAGCCTGAGGCTCCTGTCGTTG CCCAGGAGAGCCCAGACGTGGTGTCGAGGGTCACTCAGTACATGGTGGGAGCTAACGGTGCTCACCAGCTCCCCATCGCAGAGGCCATGCTCACCTACAAACAGAAGAG CCCTGATGAGGACTCGTGTCAGAAGTTCATCCCTTTCATTGGG ATGGTGAAAGTCGGCATCGTGGAGCAAGCATCTGCGGCGTTAG ACTCCGATGATGCGGCACCTCTGGGCTcgtctctgctctcctccacccctccacaAGTGTCCCCCGCGCTCAAAGAAGCGTCGCCCACCCCGCCCTCCTCGCCCTCCGTCCACACCAGCTTCTGTGCTTACAG TTCTGTAGGTCAGACGGAACTGATGGGGCTCCAGGTTGACTACTGGGTGGCGCCgacagaaaggaagaaagacGTGGAGAAGCGGGACTCCTCCTCCAAAAACACTCTGAAGTGCAATTTCCGCTCGCTGCAGGTCAGCCGGCTGCCACTGGGGGGCGCCGAGCCGAGCACCCAGCCCACCATGTCGATGACGGTGGTGACCAAGGAGAAGAATAAGAAGG TCATGTTCCTGCCAAAAAAGAGCAAAGACAAGGAGGTGGAGTCGAAGAGTCAAGTGATCGAAGGCATCAGCCGGCTCATCTGCACTGCCAAGCAACAGCAGACCATGCTGAGAG TACTGATCGACGGCGTCGAATGGAACGATGTCAAGTTTTTCCAGCTGGCGGCTCAGTGGTCGTCGCACGTCAAACACTTCCCCATCGGGATCTTTGGACACTCGAAAGGCCCTTACTAG
- the pacs2 gene encoding phosphofurin acidic cluster sorting protein 2 isoform X6: MAERSGRLSFPGSGALNRPVPMNLFATWEIDGSSPNCIPRLCSLTLKKLVVMRELDKELISVVIAVKIQGSKRILRSHEIVLPPSGSVETDLALTFSLQYPHFLKREGNKLQIMLQRRKRYKNRTILGYKTLAVGSIDMAEVMQHPTEGGQVLPLCSNQKDMLGKVAEIWIFSLSSQPIDHEEAALQGGQKIKCSDNYSEDEYESFSSEQEASDDAVQVQDLEDDEYDVRKPKKQRRSIVRTPSITRQQNFKQRVVALLKRFRVSDEVLDSEQDPAEPPPEVEEEDLDLDSVEFENPSDSGPELDDDDSVLSTPKPKLKPYFEGLSLSSSQTEIGSIHSSRSHREPPSPIDPDKTKCGGAKYPDDNVSDNVSFEQPEAVTPTTELEMDNMDTFLERLPPSGKMTKTESLIISSNRQEPKLAGRRGRSTSLKERQPSRPQSERANSLDNERSLDTRCHLQIPRKTVYDQLNHILVSDNHLPDSIILINTSDWQGQYLSDMLQNHHLPVVCTCTTADIQAAFNTIVSRIQRFCNCNSQTPVPIKIAVAGAQHYFSAVLRLFVDHLSHKTPDWLGYMRFLIIPLGAHPVSKYLGTIDYRYNSLFQDTAWRDLFHKPEAPVVAQESPDVVSRVTQYMVGANGAHQLPIAEAMLTYKQKRKKSFHFDFAVSPDEDSCQKFIPFIGMVKVGIVEQASAALDSDDAAPLGSSLLSSTPPQVSPALKEASPTPPSSPSVHTSFCAYSSVGQTELMGLQVDYWVAPTERKKDVEKRDSSSKNTLKCNFRSLQVSRLPLGGAEPSTQPTMSMTVVTKEKNKKVMFLPKKSKDKEVESKSQVIEGISRLICTAKQQQTMLRVLIDGVEWNDVKFFQLAAQWSSHVKHFPIGIFGHSKGPY; encoded by the exons GTTGTGCAGCCTGACTCTGAAGAAGCTGGTGGTGATGAGAGAACTGGACAAAGAGCTGATCTCTGTGGTCATAGCCGTTAAAATCCAG GGCTCCAAACGGATTTTAAGGTCCCATGAGATTGTGCTGCCACCCAGTGGGTCTGTGGAGACTGATCTGGCGCTCACCTTTTCACTGCag TACCCTCACTTCTTAAAACGGGAAGGCAACAAGCTGCAGATCATGCTGCAGAGACGGAAGAGATACAAGAACCGAACCATCCTGGGCTACAAGACCCTCGCTGTGGGATCTATTGACATGGCCGAG GTGATGCAGCACCCGACGGAGGGAGGCCAGGTCCTGCCTCTCTGCAGCAACCAGAAGGACATGCTGGGGAAGGTGGCGGAGATCTGGATCTTTTCCCTGTCCAGTCAGCCAATAGACCACGAGGAGGCGGCCCTGCAGGGAGGACAGAAGATCAAATGCTCCG ATAACTACTCAGAAGACGAGTATGAGAGCTTCTCCTCGGAGCAGGAGGCCAGCGACGACGCCGTGCAGGTACAG GATCTGGAGGACGACGAGTACGACGTGAGAAAGCCAAAGAAACAACGGCGGTCGATTGTGAGGACGCCGTCCATCACCAGA CAGCAGAACTTTAAGCAGCGAGTGGTGGCTCTGCTGAAGCGCTTCAGAGTCTCAGACGAG gtgctGGACTCAGAGCAGGACCCTGCAGAACCGCCcccagaggtggaggaggaggacctggacctggacagCGTGGAGTTCGAGAACCCGAGCGACAGCGGCCCGGAGCTCGATGATGACGACAGCGTCCTCAGCACACCAAAACCCAAACTCAA GCCATATTTCGAGGGTCTCTCACTCTCCAGCTCCCAAACTGAGATCGGCAGCATCCACAGCAGCCGGAGCCACAGGGAGCCTCCCAGCCCG ATTGACCCAGATAAAACCAAGTGCGGCGGGGCCAAATATCCGGATGACAATGTGTCCGATAACGTCTCCTTT GAGCAGCCGGAGGCGGTGACTCCCACCACAGAGCTGGAGATGGACAACATGGACACGTTTTTAGAGAGACTGCCACCAAGTGGCAAAATGACCAAGACAGAGTCGCTAATCATTTCATCCAACAG GCAGGAACCAAAGTTGGCAGGAAGGCGAGGGAGGAGCACGTCGCTGAAGGAGCGCCAGCCCAGCAGGCCGCAGAGCGAGAGGGCCAACAGCCTGGACAACGAGCGGTCCCTGGACACACGCTGCCACCTACAG ATCCCAAGAAAGACTGTGTATGACCAGCTAAACCACATCCTGGTGTCTGATAACCACCTCCCGGACAGCATCATCCTCATCAACACGTCAGACTGGCAGGGCCAG TATCTTTCAGATATGCTGCAAAACCACCATCTACCGGTGGTCTGCACGTGCACCACGGCCGACATCCAGGCTGCGTTCAACACCATCGTCTCCCGCATACAGAGATT TTGCAACTGTAACTCCCAGACGCCCGTCCCCATAAAGATCGCAGTGGCCGGAGCGCAGCACTACTTCAGCGCCGTCCTGAGGCTATTCGTGGACCACCTCTCCCATAAGACCCCTGACTGGCTCGGCTACATGAGGTTCCTCATCATCCCTTTAG GTGCACATCCCGTCTCCAAATATCTCGGCACTATTGACTATCGATACAACAGTTTGTTCCAAGACACTGCTTGGAGGGACCTCTTCCACAAGCCTGAGGCTCCTGTCGTTG CCCAGGAGAGCCCAGACGTGGTGTCGAGGGTCACTCAGTACATGGTGGGAGCTAACGGTGCTCACCAGCTCCCCATCGCAGAGGCCATGCTCACCTACAAACAGAAGAG gAAAAAGAgctttcattttgattttgcaGTAAG CCCTGATGAGGACTCGTGTCAGAAGTTCATCCCTTTCATTGGG ATGGTGAAAGTCGGCATCGTGGAGCAAGCATCTGCGGCGTTAG ACTCCGATGATGCGGCACCTCTGGGCTcgtctctgctctcctccacccctccacaAGTGTCCCCCGCGCTCAAAGAAGCGTCGCCCACCCCGCCCTCCTCGCCCTCCGTCCACACCAGCTTCTGTGCTTACAG TTCTGTAGGTCAGACGGAACTGATGGGGCTCCAGGTTGACTACTGGGTGGCGCCgacagaaaggaagaaagacGTGGAGAAGCGGGACTCCTCCTCCAAAAACACTCTGAAGTGCAATTTCCGCTCGCTGCAGGTCAGCCGGCTGCCACTGGGGGGCGCCGAGCCGAGCACCCAGCCCACCATGTCGATGACGGTGGTGACCAAGGAGAAGAATAAGAAGG TCATGTTCCTGCCAAAAAAGAGCAAAGACAAGGAGGTGGAGTCGAAGAGTCAAGTGATCGAAGGCATCAGCCGGCTCATCTGCACTGCCAAGCAACAGCAGACCATGCTGAGAG TACTGATCGACGGCGTCGAATGGAACGATGTCAAGTTTTTCCAGCTGGCGGCTCAGTGGTCGTCGCACGTCAAACACTTCCCCATCGGGATCTTTGGACACTCGAAAGGCCCTTACTAG